A genomic window from Fusarium falciforme chromosome 2, complete sequence includes:
- a CDS encoding Arf-GAP domain-containing protein → MSRRAPNPAAERAAQNQATIKSLLKLEPNKVCADCKRNKHPRWASWNLGVFICIRCSGIHRGMGTHISRVKSVDLDSWTDEQLQSILSWGNARANKYWEAKLASGHAPSEAKIENFIRTKYELKRWVMEGPMPDPSTLDVDGDDDVPLSIVKEKQVIERKESIRKASLGQSQAPKAVPPPPQGDLIGGDPVPVRSSSAAPVSKVPPKADPAPPRTTSTKDSLLGLDFFGEPAAPPRPASTTGTAPGQSRPDLKQSILSLYATAPRPQAQPQPQHQGGFGGMASPTMAHHPQGSVGGFNDAFSSLSISNQPKPAAPDPFASLGSASRSTSSNNAFGGLGGGSFFDSKPSQPAPSTHQKQPSNFSNFGGFSSPAPVPAAAPAPAQPAQSAMGDLFDLSAPVSSPPPPKPAAPAATTSSVFNLSSPQSPPAPAPAPATTTTTTTSAFGGISGADVWGGNEWATPAPAAPAPAKAPEPPKPAGNDFGWGNSGGAFANTSIIPGASGGFNPAPKVSADEEFGGWTSSTGPSTTSGSKPAGGFGGDEDLFNNVWG, encoded by the exons ATGTCTAGGAGAGCCCCGAACCCCGCCGCTGAGCGGGCGGCGCAAAACCAAGCTACCATCAAGAGCCTCCTCAAATTGGAGCCGAATAAGGTCTGCGCCGATTGCAAGAGAAACAAGC ACCCCCGATGGGCTAGTTGGAACCTCGGCGTCTTCATCTGCATCCGCTGCTCGGGCATCCATCGCGGAATGGGCACTCACATCAGCCGAGTCAAGTCAGTCGACCTCGATTCCTGGACCGACGAGCAACTCCAGAGCATCCTCAGCTGGGGAAATGCCCGCGCCAACAAGTACTGGGAGGCCAAGCTGGCGTCGGGCCACGCCCCCTCCGAAGCCAAGATCGAGAACTTTATCCGCACAAAGTACGAGCTCAAGCGCTGGGTCATGGAGGGCCCGATGCCGGACCCCTCGACGCTGGATGTCGATGGAGACGACGATGTGCCCCTGAGCAtagtcaaggagaagcaggtTATAGAGCGCAAGGAATCCATCCGGAAGGCCTCGTTGGGTCAGTCACAAGCCCCCAAGGCcgtccctcctccacctcagGGGGATCTTATCGGCGGAGATCCGGTTCCTGTGCGATCGAGCAGTGCTGCACCAGTGTCCAAGGTCCCCCCCAAGGCTGATCCAGCTCCTCCGAGAACCACAAGCACTAAGGATTCTTTGCTGGGACTCGACTTCTTTGGTGAGCCGGCAGCTCCCCCAAGACCAGCGAGCACAACAGGCACTGCCCCTGGCCAATCTCGTCCCGACCTGAAGCAATCGATTCTGTCTCTTTATGCCACGGCACCTCGACCACAGGCTCAGCCTCAACCGCAGCATCAGGGTGGCTTTGGCGGCATGGCTTCTCCCACCATGGCCCATCACCCTCAAGGCTCAGTCGGCGGCTTCAATGATGCCTTTAGCAGCCTCAGCATCTCCAACCAGCCCAAACCCGCGGCTCCCGATCCGTTTGCTAGTCTTGGTAGTGCCAGCCGCAGCACATCTAGCAACAATGCCTTTGGTGGTCTTGGAGGAGGCAGTTTCTTTGACAGCAAGCCTTCTCAGCCGGCTCCTTCAACGCATCAGAAGCAGCCATCCAACTTTTCCAACTTTGGcggcttctcctctcccgcACCAGTCCCTGCtgccgctcccgctcccgctcaGCCCGCTCAATCTGCCATGGGCGATCTCTTTGACCTGTCTGCCCCtgtttcttctcctcctccacctaaACCCGCCGCTCCCGCCGCTACCACTAGCTCTGTCTTTAACCTATCCTCTCCTCAGAGCCCTCCTGCACCTGCGCCTGCTCCTGCCACCACTACCACAACGACTACATCTGCTTTTGGCGGCATCTCGGGTGCCGACGTCTGGGGCGGAAACGAATGGGCCACTCCAGCTCCGGCGGCACCGGCCCCTGCCAAGGCCCCTGAACCCCCAAAGCCTGCTGGAAACGATTTCGGATGGGGAAACTCGGGAGGTGCCTTTGCCAACACATCGATCATCCCCGGAGCGTCTGGAGGCTTCAACCCGGCACCCAAGGTATCCGCTGACGAGGAATTCGGAGGATGGACGAGCAGCACCGGACCGTCTACTACTAGCGGATCGAAGCCCGCCGGAGGATTTGGTGGAGATGAGGACTTGTTCAACAACGTTTGGGGATGA
- a CDS encoding Peptide-methionine (R)-S-oxide reductase encodes MRFSFLSTLIYSFSNIARRPSRIPHIPSRPVPLRSMSGIPFLSALFGSSSSKSSDMSYPDKRTNDEWRAVLNKEQFRILREKGTEAPGSGTYDKHYPEQGVYSCAGCNAPLYKASHKFSSGCGWPAYFDSIPGAVVRHEDRTFGMARTEIVCANCGGHLGHVFKGEGFNTPTDERHCVNSISLSFSPDDKPVEKPAENKN; translated from the exons ATGCGCTTCTCATTCTTATCCACACTCATCTATTCATTCTCCAACATTGCTAGGAGACCTTCACGCATACCTCATATTCCATCTCGCCCAGTTCCCCTCCGTTCCATGTCTGGTATTCCCTTTCTGAGTGCTCTATTTGGCTCAAGCTCTTCCAAATCCTCCGACATGTCTTATCCCGATAAACGCACCAACGACGAGTGGCGGGCCGTCCTCAACAAAG AACAATTCCGCATCCTCCGTGAAAAGGGGACCGAAGCTCCTGGCTCGGGCACCTACGACAAGCATTACCCCGAGCAGGGCGTCTACAGCTGCGCCGGCTGCAACGCGCCGCTGTACAAGGCCAGCCACAAGTTCAGCTCCGGGTGCGGGTGGCCCGCCTATTTTGACAGCATCCCCGGGGCCGTCGTCCGCCACGAGGACCGCACCTTTGGCATGGCACGCACCGAGATTGTGTGTGCCAATTGCGGTGGCCATCTCGGACATGTGTTCAAGGGCGAGGGTTTCAACACGCCCACTGACGAGCGTCACTGCGTCAACAGCATCAGCTTGAGCTTTTCGCCTGACGACAAGCCTGTGGAGAAGCCGGCAGAGAACAAGAATTAA
- a CDS encoding Acetyl-CoA C-acetyltransferase: MGAIDRISQIGGQISGNPTAGGRDKILEKHPDDIVVTAACRTAFTKGGKGGFKDTQAADLIAGVLKAILDRSKINPALVEDLCVGTVLAPGGGATEMRAASLAAGFPESIAVRSLNRQCSSGLQATVDVANQIKTGMIDIGIGAGVESMSLQYGPGAVTEFSELLESHPEAANCKVPMGVLSEQMAKDLGITRAAQDAFAASSYQKAVKAQKAGLFDEEITPLTVKVEDKEGNVKEITVSKDDGVRDGITAESLGKIRPAFAKDGSIHAGNASQISDGAAAVLLMKRSTAEKLGQKILGKYVCASVVGVKPLLMGQGPWKAIPKALEQAGISKDDVDIWEINEAFASQCLWCANELGIPQEKINPKGGAIAFGHPLGCTGARQVSTLLYELKRTGQKVGATSMCVGTGMGMAAIWVAE; the protein is encoded by the exons ATGGGTG CTATCGATCGAATCTCTCAAATTGGCGGCCAGATCTCTGGTAACCCGACCGCCGGCGGTCGCGACAAGATCCTGGAGAAGCACCCTGATGAT ATTGTCGTCACTGCCGCCTGTCGAACCGCATTCACAAAGGGTGGCAAGGGCGGCTTCAAGGACACCCAGGCTGCTGACCTCATCGCCGGCGtcctcaaggccatcctcgACCGTTCCAAGATCAACCCCGCCCTCGTCGAGGATCTATGCGTCGGTACCGTCCTGGCTCCCGGTGGTGGCGCGACCGAGATGCGCGCTGCTAGTCTGGCGGCTGGCTTCCCCGAGTCAATCGCCGTTCGATCCCTCAACCGACAGTGCTCTTCTGGCCTGCAAGCCACCGTCGACGTGGCCAACCAGATCAAGACTGGAATGATTGATATCGGTATCGGTGCTGGTGTTGAGAGCATGTCTCTGCAATACGG ACCTGGTGCCGTTACCGAATTCTCAGAGCTCCTCGAGAGCCACCCCGAGGCTGCCAACTGCAAGGTTCCCATGGGTGTCTTGTCGGAGCAGATGGCCAAGGACCTGGGCATTACCCGCGCTGCCCAAGACGCTTTCGCTGCCTCGTCATACCAAAAAGCAGTCAAGGCCCAGAAGGCTGGTCTGTTTGACGAGGAGATTACTCCTCTTAcggtcaaggttgaggatAAGGAGGGCAACGTCAAGGAGATTACCGTCTCCAAGGATGATGGTGTCCGAGATGGCATCACTGCCGAGTCTCTGGGCAAGATTCGACCCGCCTTTGCCAAGGATGGTTCTATCCACGCCGGCAACGCCAGTCAGATCTCGGACGGTGCTGCTGCCGTGCTTCTCATGAAGCGTTCTACCGCTGAGAAGCTTGGACAGAAGATCCTCGGCAAGTATGTCTGCGCCTCGGTCGTCGGCGTCAAGCCCCTCCTTATGGGCCAGGGCCCCTGGAAGGCCATCCCCAAGGCTCTTGAGCAGGCCGGCATCTCCAAGGACGACGTTGATATTTGGGAGATCAACGAGGCCTTTGCCAGCCAGTGCCTGTGGTGCGCCAACGAGCTTGGCATTCCTCAGGAGAAGATCAACCCCAAGGGAGGTGCCATTGCCTTTGGTCACCCCCTGGGATGCACCGGTGCCCGACAAGTTTCTACCCTGCTGTATGAGCTGAAGCGGACGGGCCAGAAGGTTGGTGCGACGTCCATGTGTGTGGGAACCGGTATGGGAATGGCTGCTATCTGGGTGGCTGAGTAG